The following DNA comes from Triticum aestivum cultivar Chinese Spring chromosome 3D, IWGSC CS RefSeq v2.1, whole genome shotgun sequence.
TCAAAAAAGACCACTCCACTCGGTCATATGCCTTATGCATGTCCAATTTGATAGCACACAGACCCTCTTTGCCAACCCTTTTTCTTTATTGTATGAAAGCATTCGTATGCCACTAATATATTGTCAGTAATCATTCTTCCAGGAACACAAAAGCACTCTGAGTTGGGTTGATAATATCTGAAGAATTATCTTCAAACGAGAAGCAATCAGTTTTGAAATAACCTTATACACCACATTGCACGAGCTAATTGGTCTGAACCGAGTTACCTTTTCCGAAGAATTAACCTTAGGGATCATTACAATTGCAGTATCATTCCACCCATCCGGTATAGAGCAGGTATTCACCGCCTAGAGAACCTCTTCAGTCAAATCATCACCCAACATAGACTAGAATCTTTTATAAAAAATAGCATGGAGGCCATCTGGACTCGGCGCTTTTAAATCTCCAATGTCGAATAGGGCCTTTCGAACCTCCTCGATCGTATACGGGGCGAGAAGAGTATTATTATTTTTCGACTGAATACTGGAGAAGAGCATTATTCATTTCTTCTGTTACTTTTTTTGGACAAGAGATAGAACCTCCTGATTTGGTTGGGTTACTTCTGAGGTGAAAAGTTTGAAAAAATACCCCATAATGTGTTCCTTCATCTCCGATTCTTGTACCCAAACACCATTATCATGAAGcaaattttttatttgatttcTCCTCTTTCTGGGGCCGCTCCTTTGCAACATGGATCATGTTGAGAAGCTCCTTTGCAACATATGACCCATGTTGTCCCTTTACAACACTGTCATCGGTCCAGTTGCCATTGTGCAAAACCAATTCCGAGCACGGCGACGCCTTTGCgacatgctacttcttgagcttgcattgattttttccttgaagaggaaaggatgatgcaacaaagtagagataagtattttcctcagttaagaaccaaggtatcaacccagtaggaggcacaagcaagtcttcaatatatgcacctgcacaaactaacaaacacttgcacacagcGTGAAatgggggttgtcaatcccttcacggtcacaaacaagagtgagatctaatagagataggtataaaatataaataaaagagcaaactaaagtaaatataaataaattacaacaaggtatttttgggttttttggtttatagatctgaaaatatatgatggaaaatagacccaggggccataggtttcactagaggcttctctcttgaagaaaacatacggtgggtaaacaaattactattgaacaatttatagaaaagcgcataattatgaagacatctaagacaatgatcatgaatataggcatcacgtccgtgacaagtagaccgaaacgattctgcttctagtactattactccacacattaactgactcctgcctgcatctagagtattaagttcataagaacggagcaacgctttaagtaagatgacatgatgtagagggataaactcaagcaatatgacataaaccccatctttttatccttgatggcaataatacaatacgtgcctcgctaccccttctgtcactgggtgaggacaccacaagattgaacccaaaactaagcacctctcccattgcaagaaaaaccaatctagttggccaaaccaaaccgatagttcgaagagaaatacaaagatatcttaatcatccataaaagagttcagagaagactcaaataatattcatagataatctgatcataaatccacaattcatcggatctcaacaaacgcaccacaaaataagattacatcgaatagatctccaagaacatcgagaacattgtattgaaaatcaaagagagagaagaagtcatctagctactagctatggacccgtaggtctgtggtaaactactcacacatcatcggtagggcaatagggttgatgtagaagccctccgtgatcgaatcccctacGGCAGATCGTCGgataaggccccaagatgggatctcacgagaacagaagcttgcggcggccgAAAAGTATGTTGATggacgcttctgttggtttgggaatatttgggaatttatagagcaaaaattagggttggaggactcctgGGCCCCCCACAAAGCCAGGGGCTCTTCTGAccccctcgggactcttctgaccccctctccaagctccgtggatgtcttctggtccaagacaaatcatcacgaaagttttattccgtttggactccgtctgatatttcttttctgtaaaaataaaaaataaggaaaaaacagaaattggcaccgggctctatgttaataggttagtcccaaaaataatataagatagcatattaatgcatataaaacattcaaaacaaataatataatagcatgaaacaataaaaaattatagatacgttggagacgtatcacgacacCGGCTCACGGCTACTGGCACCTTGTCCTTGCGGCGACCATGGATGCGTTAGGCGCGAGCCCTACACCACCGGTGGGTTGGGTAGCCCGCGCTACGAGTGGCCCGACACCCTGCCTGCAACATCTCAACCGGCGCGTGATCGTAGCTGACGGTGCACAACCCATCGCCTACTTGTAGCCGTAgcaacggcgatggtggcgtgctTGAAGTCGCGGTCCCCAGTTTGTGGTGAGCGGCACAACATCCCCATGGGAAAGGAGCGAGGGGGAAGGAGGGAGGTTAGAGAGATAGGAGACGAGAGGATAGGGAGATCGAGGGAGAGTCATGACGTTCCAGCAAGCGATAAGGTGCACTACATACGGGCCAAAGGGGCCACATGGCAGATGCCCGAGGCAGTTGAAATGAGCGTGTAATCAGTCGGTAGAACGAAAGCGTCTCCACGAGACTAATGCTTTCAATCATTTTCAGCAACGTATTAAAAAATAAGTTCTTTAAAACCCCCAAAAGCCAATTCCCGAATTTAACAATAAGAtttgtcgtttctctcttgggagcatcgtttgtggagcagtgcTAGAAGTcaaaggcaggaggtggagcggcttcgtcttgcacggagcttcggtggagatgtcaagtcatgcctgatcgacaggtgctacgcttggtcatgcctggtcggcaggtgctacgcacgacagatcctccaaggacttcaagctgtgtcggctggtggtacttggcagcatggcgctgaggtgtatcagtggcgaccgcgacgtgttcagctgtttgcgcgcagggaggaggtgccgttgggcgccatggtggcgtcgacgatagctggaccgagcaaggttgatgcatcagtacagttctgaagatggagcggtggcagttggcggcggcggcctctgagagcacgccggaccagtgtgtgtcccagacccggcaagtggctaggttggggtctcgggtcttagatgttaggcttggctgcgatgtctcgggtcttagatgttaggcttggctgcgatgtctcgggtcttagatgttaggcttggctgcgatgtctcgggtcttagatgttaggcttggctgcgatgtctctttggtattaggcccaggctatctgcgccccttcatcaactggataggtgtagcgacagtttgttgcttagacggcggctttagtcttactgttgtatgactttgtaaggtcttgtgagaataattaataaagttgccgtatgcatcgcccagatgcagaggccgggggtcatcctccttttctaaaaaaaaatagcATACGAATAAAAAAAGCTGACATACGTACCCACTTAGGGGCTGCATGCATCACTCTGATGTAGAGGCCGGAGGTAGTCCTCtttttctaaaaataaaaaaatatatgcaCTCACTTACAATGGCCtgagttttaattatttttcctgaCTTTTAATTTCGTTCGTGGAGAAAATCCCTCCACAAATATTTCCTGTCTATACAGTCATCAACTAAACCAGCCACGCTGCCGCAACTCTTCCTGTCCAGTAGACAGAGCGCGCAACGCCGTCCTCTCATCCGAAAACTCTGCTCTCGTTGCATCAGGCCTGGCTTGCACCACgcagccctgttaaccgccacagaACTGGCCATGGCGTGCCCTTGCTTCGCTTGTGTGCACACCAAATGTTTCCACATATATAAGCAGTGGATGCGGATCACTCGCCACTTAAGCTCCTTCTACCTGCGGTGAAGGAGAACTCAAAAAACCCAGCCGATCAAGCCATGGCCATGAGGGCTCTCGCGCTTTCCCCGTCCCAGAGCTCCTCATTTGGGCTCCACCAGAGTATGCCCTCCTTCAAGCCAAGCAGCACCAGTCCTGCTAGATCAGTCAGGGCCTATGCGAAAGCGGATGagcaggaggagaagaagaaggtgcCCAAGCAGTCCTTGTTTGGGAACATCACCGAGGCGCTGGACTTCTCGCAGGTCCGGTCGGAGAAGGATGCGGAGCTGCTGTATGAGGCCAGGGATTCCATCAAAGATGAAGGAAGGATGACAAGGGAACAGGTATACATACATACACTGAACCGCCAATGGAAAAAAACAGTTTTGAACAAATGTTTATTGAAATCTGCAAGTTTTCCTTATGCTGATGAATTTCTGGTTGGTATTTCAATTCAGTATGCAGCCCTTCGGAGGAAGATTGGTGGCACCTACAAGGATTTCTTCAAGTCATATGTTGAAGGTGCCCTGTCCATACCCTCAGTCACAGATACAGAGATAACCTCATGTTTTGTCTACTCTTGATTTCTCAGGCAGTACAATATTTGTATACTAATGCTAGGCAGAATAAACTGTTAGGATTAATATGACCTCATATTGTATAAGAATATTTTGTCTCACACCATTTTTTTTCTACCCATCCTTCCTCTGAGCAAACAACATGCAATAAATCATGTTACTGAATGCTGACCAAATAATTTGTTTCTGAAAATACAGTTGACGGTGAATACGTGGAGGAAGGTTGGGTGGACAAGACCTGCAAAGTTTGCAAGAAAGACACAAGAGGGGAGCCAAGGCAAGTTGACAATCTAGGAAGATATATGCATGTGGCGTGCGCAGAGAACTCGAAACCAACAAACTTCTTTTCCAAGCTCTTCGGCAGATGAACTTCTTTTGTACCATCAAACCCGTTGTTCGACTCATGGTTAGATAAATAGATGGATGCTATAACACCAAGGGATTAGGACAGTAATGTGTACTGTGTTGTTCATGTGAAATGGTTTTTGATGAGCATATATACACATTCCATTATCCAATTTCGTTGGTATATCAAGTAGCACATGAACAGAGGCCTGATTTATGGAGAAATAGATGAACCACTGATAACTATACATAATACTAGCACAATATTCGACTACAAGTTAACATTATGGGGTATTATCTACTAGCAAGTGCTCCTCAACTCCTAGGCTGAATACAGGAGAAGCTTAACAGAAACTTTGGCCGACAGACTTACCATAGATCTAATTGATTCTGCTTACCTAATGGCTGTAATATGATGTGTTCAGAAGTCCATTGCGTTAAGCTTACCCAGATAAACCCTGCATCTGATGACAGTGCACCCAATCTTAAACCCCGGCATGACTGTAAACCCAACACTGAACTTCTCTTCTCTGATGATCTTGGCTGGAGTACTTTCCATGTGTTCCTTCCGAAACTGGACGCCACTCTTGACATAAAACATTTCAGCTTTGGGATTCAGAGAATGAGCAACTGCGAGTAGTGCCCATGTGTATCTTGCCATCCTCACAAATTTCTGGTAAAATGGCGTCCTTGGATGACCACCGCTCTCCACAAATGCTCTGTGATCCAAGTTTCCAAAGAAGGAATCCTCCATGCTCTGGGGCACAGCCACTAGATACTTTGCTCTGCAATATCTTCCGAAACTAGAATCTGGATCAGTCATGAGAGCATCAAAAGGATCTTTGAAGCTCATGATACAGTCAACTGAATCCAGGGATGTATGGTCATCTCTGTCTGCCATAAGCATCACGCAAGCAAAATAGGCCTCAACAGCATACTTCTTGTCGGCCCTTCTCTCATATGCAACATGACTGTCGATTGGGGTTGTCGATAGGCCGAGGTTCCACCCGGAAACTTTCGTCCAATCAAAGATGAACTTTGCAAAATCATGGATGCACTTCGACGAACGCTCATGTAGATCCATGAAAACTTCAGTTGACACCCCCTTCCTGACTGTGAAGCATCCTTCTCTGCACGATCCGTTCCGGCCAATCTTGTCCTCcagttccatgttcttcctttccAGCTCGTCCAGCTCGGGCCGAAGCCAACCGATTTCAGAGTCTTTCTTGCAGATGTCAGCCTGCAGGTCCATCACCAGGTCCTGATACTCCTGAATTCTAGAGCTTATATGAGACAGGTACCTCGGGTCGCTCCATTCGTTCATATTCAGATACAAATCCTGCAAGTTGGCGGTCTCTTCAAGCTCCGACGCAAAACGCTCGCCGGCGATCGCGATCTCTTCAGGATCATACGGCACATGAGCTTTCTGAAGATTGACATAGGCCACCTTTAGGCAGGAGATCGCGTCGAGGAGCTTCTCGACGACCTCTTCCTCGCAGCAGGCGGAGGAGCTCTGGGAGAGGCACTCGTCGTTGTTGTCGGAGGACGACGCCTGGTGCGGATGGACTTTGAGGTGCGCGCCGTCTTCGCTGCTCTCGGCGGTGCCGGTGGCGGTGCCGTTGGTCTTGAGCTTCTCACCGACGGTCGGCGCGACGCCGACGGAATGCACCTTGCAGATGTCGGAGATGCGCAGCAGCAGGCTGGACGGAGTCCTCTTCACCTTCCTCGCCGTCGGCTCCGTCGGAGTCGGAGGATTCCGCCGCGCAAGGCGAGACATGGCGGACTCCGACCGCGAACCTTCTCTCCTCATGAGCCTGGTTGAGACAGGAAGTCAAACAAACATGCACGAattccaaaaagaaaaagaagatcGCGGATTTCGACAGGATTGAGTTCCGTAATAAATTCTGTCAGATCAATGCAAGATTGCAAGAACCTCCCGTTACCTGacacaaaacaaaaaacagggGCGTATGGGTTCTGAGTTCAGACGATTGCAAAGCAGAGGAGAATATCAAAACAAGAACTCGATCATGTAACAGCACAGTCCATGGTTATTAGTACCGCACCTTTGTTCAGTGGCCGGCTCCGGAAGCTCCACGAACGGCGGACGTTCTTGCACGGACGGCAGAAGAAGAAGTGAAAAGGCTGCAGGAAGAAGAAGACGCAGCAGCGAGCGAGAGTGAGGTGGAGGGGGCGGCAGAATCTTCCGCGTGAGTGGAGGGCATGGAGGTTATGGGAGACCTCGTGGGCTCCAATGGATTCGAACAGGAAAAAGGGGCGGAtcgagacggggggggggggggggggggggggggggtgggaacCACTACTTGGGGTACATTTCTTTTGTAATCCCCAGAGGCCAGGGGTTTGAGGAGAGGGTGCGGCCGACCGAAGGAAGCGGGGGCTTGGGAAACCCTAACCTCGCTCTCTGCTTAAGACTAAGACTGTAACTGCTCGTGTCATTACTTTAGAGATTTAGACACTGTGACTTCCGGCCTTCCATTCCAGATCTTACCACGGGGATGGAAGGGGGATATTCAGAGTGGGGGTGTCACGTTGCTATTAAACAAAAGGTTTTTCGGTTGGTTGGTGAAATCTCGTTTTGGGAGAGGTACAATGTTTGCATGCTGTGTCCAGTCCTTACTCATTAATGACACCCCATATAAAATCAAAGTTTTTATATTTGCTTCTCTTGGAAGGAGAATCATACAACCACCACAGGACACaaccatatatatatgaaaaataaatGGCAAACATTGATGTTGCATATATTCATATAAGAGCATTTACAGCCGTGCAACTAATTTGGGCTCCTATAGTCCGCGGACGCGTCATGGCACGTTTGCTGGAGGTGACCGAGCAGatcttatttctttttatttttagaatcaccgggggaggggggggggagcccTCACATGAAACAGACCTTATTTCTCGCACTCCATATTTGCATTCCTCAAATGTCCTACCTCAAATCCATATAAACCATGCAAACGACGTTCCTACGTAGATCAAATACGAACATAGCTATCCGGCATAGATATAAACATAACACAGTCTGATACGACATATATTATaagataaaaaattaaaaaaatcatatcCAAAAGGTCCTGCCGCCGGAGTTCATCACCTAACTACTTAGATACTATTAATACTAAGAGATTGAGGCGTCGGAATTTCATCACTTCCTCGATGGACGCTTCCCCTTGGGGTATCGGCGGCTGTCCTCAGCCTAGGCCTCGGTGGCTCCGggcgcgtcgtcgtcgttgtccgaagcggaggaggacgacgacgacgagatgACGATCCCCGCCAAGTGTTGGGCGGCAGGGTTCTGCTCCTCAAGTAGCCATGTGGCTCTCTCCACCATCGTCACCCGCTGCATCGCCAAGCACTCAGATTCCTCGAGAGACTTGCGGAGCACCGCCACATTTTTGCGACGAAGACGGCGGGCGTCCGTCTCCGCGGATATGTAGGAGTGGCGGATGGCACTGCGGAGGGCCTCGTTGTCATCAGAGGTGGGGAGGGTGACTCCGACGGGGATCTTCTCGATCCGCAGTAGGAGTGGCTGGCAGCCTCCTCCGTCGCCCACATCCTTGCGCGCTGTATACGCGCCCCGTCGACTTGGGCACGAGCACCCAGCGATGCCCCAAAGGAGCAGTTGTGGGCGGTGCCAACTGCCGCCTGGCAGGGACCACCTCCAGTGGCCGTGGGGCGTCGCGGAGCTGCAGTTGCCCACCTGGGGTCCACTGACGCCCCGGAATAGGAGTTGGCGCCCCAGTCCAGCCGCAACCAGTGAGGGCAATGGGGAGCGCCAGCTCCTCCTCATCGGGGACTCCGCGGCGAGCTTCGCCTAGTCCATG
Coding sequences within:
- the LOC123079593 gene encoding uncharacterized protein, which gives rise to MAMRALALSPSQSSSFGLHQSMPSFKPSSTSPARSVRAYAKADEQEEKKKVPKQSLFGNITEALDFSQVRSEKDAELLYEARDSIKDEGRMTREQYAALRRKIGGTYKDFFKSYVEVDGEYVEEGWVDKTCKVCKKDTRGEPRQVDNLGRYMHVACAENSKPTNFFSKLFGR
- the LOC123079592 gene encoding protein GRAVITROPIC IN THE LIGHT 1-like; this translates as MRREGSRSESAMSRLARRNPPTPTEPTARKVKRTPSSLLLRISDICKVHSVGVAPTVGEKLKTNGTATGTAESSEDGAHLKVHPHQASSSDNNDECLSQSSSACCEEEVVEKLLDAISCLKVAYVNLQKAHVPYDPEEIAIAGERFASELEETANLQDLYLNMNEWSDPRYLSHISSRIQEYQDLVMDLQADICKKDSEIGWLRPELDELERKNMELEDKIGRNGSCREGCFTVRKGVSTEVFMDLHERSSKCIHDFAKFIFDWTKVSGWNLGLSTTPIDSHVAYERRADKKYAVEAYFACVMLMADRDDHTSLDSVDCIMSFKDPFDALMTDPDSSFGRYCRAKYLVAVPQSMEDSFFGNLDHRAFVESGGHPRTPFYQKFVRMARYTWALLAVAHSLNPKAEMFYVKSGVQFRKEHMESTPAKIIREEKFSVGFTVMPGFKIGCTVIRCRVYLGKLNAMDF